In Microbacterium maritypicum, the following are encoded in one genomic region:
- a CDS encoding cystathionine beta-synthase, whose translation MKYADSIVDLVGDTPLVKLTRVTEGVACTVLVKLEYLNPGGSSKDRIAARIIDAAEASGDLKPGGTIVEPTSGNTGVGLALVAQQRGYKCVFVLPDKVGEDKIDVLRAYGAEVVVTPTSVAPDSPESYYSVSDRLTREIPGAFKPNQYENPNGPRSHYETTGPEIWRDTEGQVTHFVAGVGTGGTITGTGRYLREVSAGQVRIVGVDPEGSVYSGGTGRPYLVEGVGEDIWPGAYDPTVPHEIVAVDDADSFAMTRRLAREEGILVGGSSGMAVVGALRVARELPADAVMVVLLPDGGRGYLGKIFNDGWMRSYGFSDVEEGETVADVLAARPSRQGEGIPDLVHAHPTDTVLEAIGMMTHYDVSQLVVLSAEPPVMMGEVVGTVDEKGLLDLLFRGEASATDAVGAHVGERLPLIGIHASVAQAKTALADADALLVTEDGKPHTVLTRQDLLGYLSR comes from the coding sequence ATGAAGTACGCAGACTCGATCGTCGACCTCGTCGGCGACACGCCCCTCGTGAAGCTCACTCGCGTCACCGAGGGTGTTGCGTGCACGGTGCTCGTCAAGCTCGAGTATCTGAACCCGGGCGGCTCGTCGAAGGATCGCATCGCCGCGAGGATCATCGACGCCGCCGAGGCATCGGGAGACCTGAAGCCCGGTGGCACGATCGTCGAACCCACCAGCGGCAACACCGGAGTGGGCCTCGCGCTGGTGGCGCAGCAGCGCGGCTACAAGTGCGTGTTCGTGCTTCCCGACAAGGTGGGCGAGGACAAGATCGACGTGCTGCGGGCCTACGGCGCGGAGGTCGTGGTGACGCCCACGTCGGTCGCGCCGGACAGCCCGGAGTCGTACTACAGCGTCAGTGATCGACTCACCCGCGAGATCCCCGGCGCGTTCAAGCCGAACCAGTACGAGAACCCCAACGGTCCGCGCAGCCACTACGAGACCACAGGACCGGAGATCTGGCGCGACACCGAGGGGCAGGTCACGCACTTCGTGGCCGGCGTCGGCACGGGCGGCACGATCACGGGGACCGGGCGCTACCTCCGCGAGGTGTCGGCGGGGCAGGTGCGCATCGTCGGCGTCGATCCCGAGGGCAGCGTCTATAGCGGCGGCACCGGTCGTCCCTACCTCGTCGAAGGCGTCGGGGAGGACATCTGGCCCGGTGCCTACGATCCGACCGTCCCGCACGAGATCGTGGCGGTGGACGACGCGGACTCGTTCGCGATGACGAGACGGCTCGCCCGCGAGGAGGGCATCCTCGTCGGCGGATCGAGCGGCATGGCCGTCGTCGGCGCCCTGCGCGTTGCGCGCGAACTGCCCGCAGATGCCGTGATGGTCGTCCTCCTGCCGGACGGCGGTCGCGGCTATCTCGGGAAGATCTTCAATGACGGATGGATGCGCTCCTACGGGTTCAGCGACGTGGAAGAGGGGGAGACCGTCGCCGACGTGCTCGCCGCGCGGCCATCGCGCCAGGGCGAGGGCATCCCCGACCTCGTGCACGCGCATCCGACCGACACGGTTCTTGAGGCCATCGGGATGATGACGCACTACGACGTCTCGCAGCTGGTCGTCCTCAGCGCCGAACCGCCCGTCATGATGGGCGAGGTCGTCGGCACGGTCGACGAGAAGGGGCTGCTCGACCTGCTGTTCCGCGGCGAGGCGAGTGCGACCGATGCCGTCGGAGCGCACGTGGGGGAGCGGCTCCCGCTCATCGGCATCCACGCCTCCGTCGCCCAGGCGAAGACGGCGCTCGCC